A genomic segment from Flavobacterium inviolabile encodes:
- a CDS encoding LLM class flavin-dependent oxidoreductase translates to MTSHDNPLHGLKYSLLDLAVVSQGDTYSDTFEKCRTLAQKAEALGYSRFWLSEHHNMQHVASSATSVLIGNIAEHTKSIRVGSGGIMLPNHSPLAVAEQFGTLSTLYPDRIDLGLGRAPGTDGATAMALRKNNYDLNYNFEAHIEELQKYLSAENRFSNVRAFPGEGIDIPLWILGSSMESAVLAGKMGLPYAFAAHFAPAQFYRAIELYRHYFEPSDYLSEPYVLACVNVIGADTDDEANYLATSLYQAFTGIITNTRRPLMPPVDDMDEVWSGDVREAVMQMTAFTFVGNKETLQHHFKEFAKATKVNEIMAISQIFSQEAKLRSFEIFASVFNE, encoded by the coding sequence ATGACTTCACACGATAATCCGCTCCACGGACTTAAATATTCCTTATTAGATTTAGCAGTTGTCTCCCAGGGAGATACGTATTCCGATACTTTTGAAAAATGCAGAACTCTGGCTCAAAAAGCGGAAGCTTTGGGTTATTCCCGTTTCTGGTTATCCGAACATCACAACATGCAGCATGTGGCGAGTTCTGCCACTTCTGTACTGATTGGCAATATCGCCGAACATACAAAATCCATACGCGTGGGCTCCGGTGGTATTATGCTGCCCAATCATTCGCCGCTTGCGGTTGCCGAACAATTCGGAACGCTGTCTACATTATATCCCGATCGTATTGATCTGGGATTGGGCAGGGCACCCGGAACCGATGGCGCAACGGCTATGGCACTGCGTAAAAACAATTATGACCTGAATTATAATTTTGAAGCCCATATTGAGGAGCTGCAAAAATACCTTAGTGCCGAAAACCGGTTTTCAAACGTGAGAGCCTTTCCGGGTGAAGGAATTGATATTCCCCTCTGGATTTTAGGTTCCAGTATGGAAAGTGCTGTTCTTGCCGGAAAAATGGGATTGCCGTATGCTTTTGCAGCCCACTTTGCACCGGCACAGTTTTATCGTGCGATTGAATTGTACCGACATTATTTTGAGCCATCCGATTATTTATCGGAGCCGTATGTACTGGCCTGCGTGAATGTTATAGGCGCGGATACCGACGATGAAGCGAATTATCTGGCGACTTCCTTATACCAGGCATTTACCGGGATTATTACAAATACCAGACGTCCTTTGATGCCGCCGGTAGACGATATGGATGAGGTCTGGTCCGGAGATGTGAGGGAAGCTGTGATGCAGATGACCGCATTTACTTTTGTGGGTAATAAGGAAACGCTGCAACATCACTTTAAGGAGTTTGCGAAAGCGACCAAAGTGAATGAGATTATGGCCATTTCGCAGATTTTCAGTCAGGAGGCGAAATTGCGTTCGTTCGAAATTTTTGCTTCTGTTTTTAATGAGTAA
- the recJ gene encoding single-stranded-DNA-specific exonuclease RecJ: protein MRWTLKPKPDLQKVKQLASELNVEELIATLLVQRGIETFEQARSFFRPSLDDLHDPYLMQDMDKAVARIEKAVAQGENILVFGDYDVDGTTAVSLMSSYLRSFYPNVATYIPDRYAEGYGVSFKGIDFADDNGCSLIIALDCGIKSIDKVLYAKEKNIDFIICDHHRPGDTLPDAVAVLDPKRQDCHYPYKELCGCGVGFKVIQALAQNRNQTITDLLPYLDLVATAIAADIVPITGENRVLAKFGLEVINANPRPGIKALIQNIKKQTLTITDVVFVIAPRINAAGRIKHGNYAVELLTEFNLEQAAEFASQIEMFNADRKDLDKQITKEALEQIRIKEEDKRFTTVVYQEDWHKGVIGIVASRLTETYYRPTLVFTKSGDKLAASARSVKDFDVYNALEACSDYLEQFGGHMYAAGLTLKEKDYENFKKHFEKVVSETIHPDLLVPEISIDAEMELQAIDPKFFRILKQFEPFGPENMTPVFMAEKLNDTGYGKTIGQDEEHLRLYVKQQGEEPGFAAIGFGLADKINLTENRKSFDAAFSIDENEWNGNVSLQLRLRDIKAH from the coding sequence ATGCGCTGGACACTCAAACCCAAACCCGATTTACAAAAAGTAAAGCAACTGGCTTCCGAGCTGAATGTTGAAGAATTAATAGCCACTTTACTGGTGCAACGCGGTATTGAAACGTTTGAGCAGGCCCGGTCTTTTTTCCGTCCGTCATTAGACGATCTGCACGATCCGTACCTGATGCAGGATATGGACAAAGCCGTGGCACGGATAGAAAAAGCGGTTGCGCAGGGGGAAAATATCCTCGTTTTTGGCGACTATGATGTAGACGGAACGACGGCAGTTTCTTTAATGTCGTCCTATTTGAGAAGCTTTTATCCGAATGTAGCCACCTATATTCCGGATCGCTATGCCGAAGGATACGGTGTTTCATTCAAAGGGATTGATTTTGCCGATGATAACGGATGCTCGCTGATCATTGCGCTGGATTGTGGCATCAAGTCCATCGATAAGGTATTGTATGCCAAAGAAAAGAATATCGATTTTATTATTTGTGATCACCACCGTCCGGGTGATACCTTACCGGATGCGGTGGCTGTTTTAGATCCGAAAAGACAGGATTGCCACTATCCGTATAAAGAATTGTGCGGTTGTGGCGTCGGATTCAAAGTGATCCAGGCTTTGGCCCAAAACCGGAACCAGACCATAACGGACCTGCTTCCGTATCTGGATCTGGTAGCAACGGCGATAGCGGCGGATATTGTTCCGATTACCGGCGAAAACCGGGTGCTGGCAAAATTCGGACTGGAAGTAATCAATGCGAATCCGCGTCCCGGAATTAAAGCGCTGATCCAGAATATAAAAAAACAGACCTTAACAATTACCGATGTTGTTTTTGTGATCGCACCGCGTATCAATGCTGCCGGACGTATCAAACACGGCAACTATGCTGTGGAACTGCTGACGGAATTCAACCTGGAACAGGCAGCGGAGTTTGCATCACAGATTGAAATGTTTAATGCCGACCGGAAAGACCTGGACAAGCAGATTACCAAAGAGGCTTTGGAACAGATCCGGATAAAAGAGGAAGACAAGCGTTTTACCACCGTGGTGTATCAGGAAGACTGGCACAAAGGGGTTATTGGTATAGTAGCGTCCCGGTTGACGGAGACCTATTACCGTCCGACCCTGGTTTTTACCAAAAGCGGTGATAAACTGGCGGCTTCTGCCCGATCGGTAAAAGATTTTGATGTCTATAATGCTTTGGAAGCCTGTTCGGATTACCTGGAGCAGTTTGGCGGGCACATGTATGCCGCCGGATTGACCTTAAAAGAGAAAGACTACGAAAATTTTAAAAAGCATTTTGAAAAAGTCGTTTCGGAAACCATTCATCCCGATCTGCTGGTTCCGGAGATAAGCATCGATGCCGAAATGGAGCTGCAGGCAATTGATCCTAAGTTTTTCCGGATTTTAAAGCAGTTTGAGCCTTTCGGACCGGAAAATATGACGCCGGTTTTTATGGCCGAAAAATTAAACGATACCGGTTACGGAAAAACGATAGGTCAGGACGAAGAGCATTTGCGATTGTATGTCAAACAGCAGGGTGAAGAGCCGGGTTTTGCCGCTATCGGATTCGGATTAGCCGATAAAATCAACCTGACCGAAAACCGGAAATCCTTTGACGCTGCTTTTTCCATTGACGAAAACGAATGGAACGGCAACGTGAGTTTGCAGCTTCGCCTGCGCGATATTAAAGCGCATTAA
- a CDS encoding OsmC family protein produces the protein MTHQVSTKWLGKMQFESTNPSGDVMTIDAGPENGGEGNGLRPKALMLSALAGCTGLDVASLIEKMKLDVTGFKIETEGDLTEEHPKTYHTVRVDYHFYGNNLDPKKLERAVNLSVDKYCGVMEMFRQFAKVNIAIHYHTL, from the coding sequence ATGACACATCAGGTTAGTACAAAATGGTTGGGGAAAATGCAGTTTGAATCGACCAATCCCAGTGGCGATGTCATGACTATTGATGCCGGACCCGAAAACGGCGGTGAAGGAAACGGTCTTCGCCCGAAAGCGTTAATGCTGTCGGCGCTGGCTGGCTGTACCGGTCTGGATGTTGCTTCACTGATTGAAAAAATGAAGCTGGATGTAACCGGTTTTAAAATCGAAACGGAAGGCGATTTAACGGAAGAACATCCGAAAACCTATCACACGGTTCGTGTGGATTACCATTTTTACGGAAACAATCTCGATCCGAAAAAACTGGAACGGGCAGTAAATCTTTCCGTAGACAAATATTGCGGCGTTATGGAAATGTTCCGTCAGTTTGCCAAAGTAAATATTGCGATACACTATCATACCCTATAG
- the rsmI gene encoding 16S rRNA (cytidine(1402)-2'-O)-methyltransferase: MSKLYLVPTPIGNLEDMTFRAIRVLKEVDLILAEDTRNSGKLLKHFEIATHMQSHHMHNEHKTVENIIRRLQAGESIALISDAGTPAISDPGFLLTRACVENNVEVECLPGATAFVPALVNSGLPNDKFVFEGFLPDKKGRQTRYLILAEETRTMILYVSPHKLVKTLAEFVEYFGADRPVSVSRELSKLHEETVRGTAEEVLKHFEAKPPKGEIVVIVGGKVTAKESKKEKSE; this comes from the coding sequence ATGTCTAAATTGTATTTAGTACCCACACCCATCGGGAATTTGGAAGACATGACATTCAGAGCGATTCGCGTTTTGAAGGAAGTCGATCTGATATTGGCAGAAGATACCCGGAACAGCGGTAAGCTGTTAAAGCATTTTGAAATTGCTACACACATGCAGAGCCATCACATGCACAACGAACATAAAACAGTTGAGAATATCATCAGACGTCTGCAGGCAGGAGAAAGTATTGCGCTGATTTCCGATGCGGGAACGCCGGCAATTTCCGATCCCGGATTTTTGCTCACGCGTGCCTGTGTGGAAAACAATGTGGAAGTAGAGTGTTTACCCGGAGCGACGGCTTTTGTACCGGCATTGGTTAACAGCGGACTGCCAAACGATAAGTTCGTCTTTGAAGGGTTTTTACCGGACAAAAAAGGCAGACAGACCCGTTACCTGATCCTGGCGGAAGAAACCCGGACAATGATATTGTATGTGTCTCCGCATAAACTGGTTAAAACACTGGCGGAATTTGTGGAGTATTTTGGTGCGGACCGGCCGGTTTCGGTATCCCGTGAATTGTCAAAACTACACGAAGAAACGGTGCGCGGCACTGCGGAGGAAGTTTTAAAACATTTTGAAGCCAAACCACCCAAAGGTGAGATCGTGGTTATTGTTGGCGGGAAAGTGACTGCAAAAGAAAGTAAAAAAGAGAAAAGCGAATAA
- a CDS encoding thymidine kinase — protein MFLENTVNHKEQFGWIEVICGSMFSGKTEELIRRLKRAQFAKQRVEIFKPAIDTRYHDEMVVSHDANEIRSTPVPAAANIRILADGCDVIGIDEAQFFDDEIVAVCNDLANSGVRVIVAGLDMDFKGNPFGPMPALMATAEYVTKVHAVCTRTGNLANYSFRKTHNDNLVLLGETEEYEPLSRAAYFNAMKEMQEQESRNKKNQE, from the coding sequence ATGTTTCTCGAAAATACGGTAAATCATAAAGAACAATTTGGATGGATTGAAGTCATTTGCGGCTCGATGTTTTCCGGTAAAACTGAAGAACTTATTCGTCGTTTAAAACGCGCTCAGTTTGCCAAACAAAGAGTGGAAATTTTCAAACCGGCCATCGATACCCGCTATCACGATGAGATGGTTGTTTCTCATGACGCTAATGAAATCCGCTCTACTCCGGTTCCGGCAGCGGCTAATATCCGTATTCTTGCCGATGGCTGTGATGTCATCGGAATTGACGAAGCCCAGTTTTTTGATGACGAGATTGTTGCCGTTTGCAATGACCTTGCCAATTCCGGCGTACGCGTTATCGTAGCAGGACTGGACATGGACTTTAAAGGCAATCCTTTCGGCCCGATGCCCGCCCTGATGGCAACAGCCGAATATGTTACAAAAGTACATGCCGTTTGCACCCGCACCGGAAATTTAGCCAACTATAGTTTTAGAAAAACCCACAACGACAATCTTGTTTTACTGGGTGAAACGGAAGAATACGAACCGTTAAGCCGTGCGGCCTATTTTAATGCTATGAAAGAAATGCAGGAACAAGAGTCCAGAAACAAAAAAAATCAAGAATAA